From the genome of Diachasmimorpha longicaudata isolate KC_UGA_2023 chromosome 19, iyDiaLong2, whole genome shotgun sequence:
actaATCGAGTGATTTATCACTGATACCATCAATggaaattttacaaaaaatgtgTTTAGAAACTTTTCTCACTGAGAAAATACAGTAGTTGATGTTTTTAGTACATTTAAATGTGCAAAGACTAAAAATATAAACTCtattttcagcaagaggtagaggtagagagcgagagagagagagagagagagagagagagaaaaaaaaatatccacggTCAAGGCACATTATAGCTAATACTAATTTGCCTTTGCCGTGTACGTAAAAAACAACAAATTGGTGGGAGAATAGTCGAAGTTCTATTGAAATCATTGGGGTTTCGAAGTTTCTCGTTTGTGTGTTTCTCTTCTACTTTCTCTATAGTGAAATGCCAACTGGGTAGGTGCTATTTGAGAAATTATCAGTGTATACATACAAAGACTGCACGGTCTACAGGGAATGCAATATATCCAGTCTTCAGGACTCTCCACCTATCTCCCACCTCCCCTTATCGACCAATTAACCCCGCTGTAACAGCCCAACTCTTTTTCctgattgatttttatataCTCAGAAATTTAGTTGTTCATTTAATTGACAACTGTATGCCTTATTTGGTACAGTGAGTATTATTCTCTGAGTTTTTCAGATTTCCTATTGACTAGTCGCTTAACATTTGtcataatgaaattttacctCTCAGTAAATAAGCTGCTAGCATCATGTCCTTAAGCTGCGGTAGATAGCTTCCATTGAGTAGCCCATGGTTGGCATAGTCAATATTTGAATTTGGTACGTAACATAAGCCAAAATGATTCAACTGCTGAAGAGAGGACAAGTGACACGGATCACTTAAACCATGTTCACGTGTTATCTCACTTTCACCGAGTAATTCACATATTTTGCAACGGCTCTTGGTCATTTTTTTGGCATCTCCCAACTGTACTTCACACGATACCATCACAATGATTATCACTTTCTGTGCAACTCAATggtttcttatttttatttctttaatttcacTGTTAGCCAACGCTAAATTTCGTGTACGTTTGATGCATACATTAACTCATAAATAACACCGGAAATGTGACTCATACGGCATTCTGCCGAGCATACGGTGGAGGCTTATCAGTTTtcagttttatgattttaaaagagaaaaaaaaaaaaaacttgagcgCTACCATGTCAATGTATGTGCTAGTGAATTGGCGGGCTTGGCGAAAGATTGCTAGGACATAGACGGCTAGAaaagtcaatgaaaattgCCAGGAAAAAAGCTATGCATGTCGTTTTAAAACACAATCCGTGAAAAAAATGGACCATAAAAACGCATAATTATTCGAGAATTTATCGATTGAGGAGTGTACATATACTTGGAATACTATAATAGGAGTGAGTGGAATATGAATCATTCCAGAAGAACACCTAAAACCATTAAATATCGGAAcgtcataaaataaaattctaaaatagcAAATGAACCGACTATGATCATTATCAttccttttcatttttaattctaataaaaattgttgggaAACAATGTTCTATACGTTCTATATATGTTACGAATTAACTGCATTATTCCGTTATTTTTACTGcatatatttctctccgtgaatTTTAAACAGAGGTAGAAAAAATCCTCGAATATTCTTTACTCTTTTACTTCAGAGGCTAACAAGCGGAGGCCGGCTGTAGGTCCTAAAGATGCTTTTACGAAGCATCTGCCTATTCCTGCTGCTACACAGCTGCTAAATAACAACCGAAAACCTTTCGCCTTGTATCGTCTCCTTGTGGACGCACTCTTTTCCTTCTCATTTCCTTTTTCTTATCCTATTCGCACATATCCTGACGACGATGACGATTTCCCTACCAATCATTTCATTAATCGGATTCACATTGGTAGATTATTTAACAAAGTCGTGTCGTGTCGTATAAGAAAATAAGAATGGAGTGAATGACTTCCTCTAGTGGTAACGCTACTTCAGCTACTTGCTACAACGCATAAGAACGTTTTCACTTATCTGATTATAAGATAGGACACGCTGAGTTGCCGTACACATGCCAGAGAGTGGAAACCCgggaaaacaaagaaaaatacaaGAGAAAATGGAGGAGCGTCTTGGCTTACAACGTTTACCCTTGGAAATGATGATTAAATAGATATTAGTTTGTTAGTTATTGTTTCAACTTGAACTTTACTCATATTTCTCATATTGCCATATGGAAATTGATCGGGGTGCAAGACGCAGCGGTATACTATTGAAAGTTTTTCATTAAACGTTCCGCTAAATTCAACCGAATTTCGGTGATGCAATagaggaataaataatttattgatttcgtGTGTAACAATAATTTCCGAGAAGTGATGGAGGCGGCAAAAAGTTAGAGGTTGGCCTCgttaaatttcatatttaccAAATGGATAAAAGAAGGTAAAAGTCATCGAAAACAAGGTATCAGATCGAGTAAATCTTTTTAAACTTGGTAgtagtgaaaaaaaacctaGTGAAATCAGACAGCGAAAGATGCTCTCTCGATTTACAATCATTTCTGTGGAATCACACACAGCGAGACGTAGTATAACAGCAGTGGGGGGGAGATCCCAACGGTTCTCAACTCGATATACAGCATTAAAGTGCGCACCTTCACAAATTGTAGaatatcaaaatattcatcaatatCACTTAAAAAGTCATTGCAACCTTATAGAACACTTTACTGATTCTAATTGACATAACTATTCCTCTTATTTAAGGAGCTAATAATGACAATTTATAGAAGAATTGAAAGATTGTACAATTGTCAATAGTATTCCTAAAAtaagatattttatttcaatgggtttggttaaaaattttaatatgtgTGTTGTTAGTTCGTTACATTGGAAAAGATAAAATATGGAAGTGATTTTGCCATGTGACTTACacataacaaaaatttaaagcGTGCATAATAATTGTACAGAATAATCTGATacggatgagaaaaaaaaattaaatacttgCACActaaattttcggaaaattagTGGACCAATAATAATTGTGCGCAGTGCGACTCATGCCAATGGATATCTATTAGCagggaaattcaattatttcattctAAGTTGAGATATTGATGCAGGAAGTACAGGTGTGGACAGCAGTAATCAATATTGTACAGAATTTCCATCAATTGCCATAGAAACATGGTTTTAAATGCCTTAAACCAATTATTTGTAAACGCTGTTAGATTTTGCAACGATTTAAATGGTAGATGTATTCAAATTTCATCGATCGTTCAAAACTCATTTTATATAGATTGAGGGAAAATTGGTGTGACGATagtataaattaatgaaatatcacCAAGCAAATAGAAGTGTGTATGAAAAATGAAGTGTACGTAATTGTAATATCAGTGACAACATAACCTGAATAACCCAATTAATCGCTCTTGaatcaaaatcaaatttacagtaatttttttggaacttCACCTTTAGTTTGAATGAATATCAACGATGTAATGCGCCAAActgaatatattgaaaaacggaaaaaaaactcacaaaAACCTTTCTCCACTGGATGATTGGCAAATAAATATGAGCCttatttctcaattaaatAACGATATTTTTCCCATATGTTTGTCTATTTTCACTCGCTGATTCCGCGGTTCTACGTCACGTTGCGACGTATtacagaaagaaaataaaatcagtaCCGGTGAATCACTTGAAATGGTCTACACCTATGTTTAAGATAAACACAATCTTTGTCGATTAAACATTTTACTTCGTACTAGTTTGCCATTTTATGTCACTGAATTTCATTGTGTGCCTGTTTTTATCAAGTTTGATTCACTGATTTACTTGATACTGGCACATAACAAACAACAGAGGTTATGATGACAATAATGGCTGAATAAGATGACTATTGTCATGGAGTAAGATTATTCACTGATTTATCCAAGTCTTGTCGGcaataaatgataattattggtTTCTCTCACGTTAAACTTGATTTGTAAAACTATCGCGCGACTACCAACATCAACGGTCGTTGTACAGTGTGTGATGATGTCTCGACTGCGTAGTTTGAGCCAGCACGTCGCGGTTTACATaaagagagggggggggggagagaaggTGAATGGTATAGGAGGGTACCATCTGTATATGTGGCCTGTCTTTCCTTCTTTTCATTTATACAGATATAAtgtgcacacacacacacacacacacacacttcTCTGTGTACACGATAGCGTGACAAGTAAAGGCGTTGAGTTATTGGACAGAGGTATGTGTGAGTATATTCCTTAGTTTAGTTTAAATGGGGGATGAATTGACTGTGCTTATATACCAGCCGGTGGTGGGATGTGTAATAGAGACGGATAGATTGGACACTGTTCGGGGgagtgaaatatatttttccataaaaatgatgCGCGCGCAGATGACGCAGGGACGTATGTATTGGAGCGGGGGGcggggagagggggagagaaTGTTTTTTGGCTAATAAATTAATCGAATTAGGATGAGTGCATGATGCTCATTGACACAAAACTGTGTTTAAAATTTCTACAATAGGAAATTTGTATGGTTTTTGGAGCAGCAGCAGCGGAATGCAAAAATACAACAGTGAAAATTGTTTGCACCACGACTGTTGATAATTAGAAACAACGTCAAACCCATAAAATACCATGCATTATTCACTTACCATGCTGGTGAGGAGCACTGAAAGCCGAATGTCTGCGG
Proteins encoded in this window:
- the LOC135171409 gene encoding uncharacterized protein LOC135171409 — encoded protein: MVSCEVQLGDAKKMTKSRCKICELLGESEITREHGLSDPCHLSSLQQLNHFGLCYVPNSNIDYANHGLLNGSYLPQLKDMMLAAYLLREFKIIKYNDRSPFGLSIIPGYIHM